The Arachis hypogaea cultivar Tifrunner chromosome 14, arahy.Tifrunner.gnm2.J5K5, whole genome shotgun sequence genome has a segment encoding these proteins:
- the LOC112743484 gene encoding uncharacterized protein — translation MSFSIQLPLVLFFSSLFIHVSFAEVVCEELANEACAFSIASSGKRCLLETRRAAGGSVEYQCRTSEVVVERMGDYIETDQCVEACGVDRKFVGISSDAFLEPQFSAKLCSPPCYLKCPNIVDLYFNLAAGEGVLLPELCEKQRMNPGRAMFELLSSGAAAPGPLSGFSEDIKAASAPSPL, via the exons ATGTCTTTCTCGATCCAATTGCCTTTGGTTTTGTTCTTTTCTTCCCTCTTCATCCATGTATCTTTCG CGGAGGTTGTATGTGAGGAGTTGGCAAATGAAGCATGTGCGTTCTCAATAGCATCTTCAGGGAAGAGGTGTTTGTTGGAGACGCGGAGGGCGGCCGGCGGCAGCGTGGAGTACCAGTGCCGGACGTCAGAAGTGGTGGTAGAGAGGATGGGGGATTACATAGAGACAGACCAATGTGTGGAGGCGTGTGGGGTTGATAGGAAGTTTGTTGGCATTTCATCAGATGCATTCTTGGAGCCTCAATTCAGTGCCAAACTTTGCTCACCACCTTGTTACCTAAAATGTCCCAACATTGTTGACCTTTACTTCAATTTGGCTGCTGGAGAGG GGGTGCTTTTGCCAGAACTGTGTGAGAAGCAAAGAATGAACCCTGGACGTGCAATGTTTGAGCTTCTAAGTTCTGGAGCTGCAGCACCTGGCCCTCTTTCTGGTTTCTCAGAGGACATAAAAGCAGCATCTGCCCCATCTCCATTATAA